A genome region from Natranaeroarchaeum sulfidigenes includes the following:
- a CDS encoding preprotein translocase subunit Sec61beta: MSGSSGENTGGLMSSAGLVRYFDAEDSNAIQMDPRTVVVVSVALGIFVHMLGIWAHGISI, encoded by the coding sequence ATGAGTGGCAGCAGCGGTGAGAACACGGGCGGGCTGATGTCCAGTGCGGGGCTTGTCCGCTACTTCGACGCGGAAGACAGCAACGCGATCCAGATGGACCCACGGACGGTCGTCGTCGTCTCCGTCGCGCTCGGCATCTTCGTCCACATGCTGGGAATCTGGGCCCACGGCATCAGTATTTAA
- a CDS encoding archaemetzincin family Zn-dependent metalloprotease — translation MLVDVVPVGDVPARVKREASAGLRAVYDCDVTVHEPQPIPDGAFDANRNQYRAEDFIELASRIGSGEKNIAVTPKDLFYRKRNYVFGLAYLDGNGSVVSTYRLQTSSDGGFSERNSEDIFDDRVRKEIVHEIGHTFGLEHCDNKRCVMNFSPTVREVDMKEQNLCGTCQRQIL, via the coding sequence ATGCTCGTTGACGTCGTGCCGGTGGGGGACGTTCCAGCGCGTGTCAAGCGCGAGGCGTCCGCGGGGTTACGAGCGGTGTACGACTGCGATGTCACCGTTCACGAACCCCAGCCGATTCCCGACGGCGCGTTCGACGCGAACCGCAACCAGTACCGTGCAGAGGACTTCATTGAACTCGCCAGCCGCATCGGCTCCGGAGAGAAGAACATCGCGGTGACGCCCAAGGACCTGTTCTACCGGAAACGGAACTACGTCTTCGGGCTGGCCTACCTCGATGGCAACGGTAGCGTCGTCTCTACCTATCGCCTGCAGACTTCCAGCGATGGCGGCTTTTCCGAACGGAACTCCGAGGATATCTTCGACGACCGCGTCCGCAAGGAGATCGTCCACGAGATCGGCCACACCTTCGGCCTCGAACACTGTGACAACAAACGCTGTGTCATGAACTTCTCGCCGACGGTCCGGGAAGTCGATATGAAAGAACAGAACCTCTGTGGCACCTGCCAGCGGCAGATCCTCTGA
- the npdG gene encoding NADPH-dependent F420 reductase: MRIALLGGTGDIGQGLALRWAYDTSHEILIGSRTPEKARTKAEEYETELDSRGAETTIKGFENAMAADRADVVVLAVPPYHVSDTVEDVADRLDDDTILVSPAVGMKGDEHGMHYHRPGAGSVTAVAAEAAPEGQPVVGAFHNLAADRLANLDVELDLDTLVVANDRDAAETVRSLAEAIEGLRALDAGPIENAAEVESVTPLVINIAKYNDGMHDVGVRFL; the protein is encoded by the coding sequence ATGCGAATCGCGCTACTCGGCGGGACTGGCGATATCGGTCAGGGACTGGCGCTGCGCTGGGCGTACGACACCAGCCACGAGATCCTGATCGGCTCGCGAACGCCCGAGAAAGCACGGACGAAAGCCGAGGAATACGAGACCGAACTGGACAGCCGCGGCGCCGAGACGACGATCAAGGGCTTCGAGAATGCGATGGCTGCCGACCGGGCGGACGTCGTCGTGCTCGCCGTCCCTCCATATCACGTCTCTGATACAGTCGAGGACGTCGCCGATCGGCTCGACGACGACACGATCCTCGTCTCTCCTGCGGTGGGAATGAAAGGCGACGAGCACGGGATGCACTATCACCGCCCCGGCGCAGGCAGCGTGACAGCCGTCGCGGCGGAGGCGGCCCCCGAGGGACAGCCGGTCGTCGGCGCGTTCCACAACCTCGCCGCGGATCGACTCGCCAACCTCGACGTCGAACTCGATCTCGACACGCTCGTCGTGGCCAATGATCGCGACGCTGCGGAGACGGTTCGATCCCTCGCGGAGGCCATCGAGGGCCTGCGCGCGCTCGACGCCGGGCCGATCGAAAATGCCGCGGAAGTCGAGAGCGTCACACCGCTGGTCATCAACATCGCGAAGTACAACGACGGGATGCACGACGTCGGCGTCCGGTTCCTGTAA
- a CDS encoding pyridoxamine 5'-phosphate oxidase family protein: protein MSDPPFAVRGSLSPEAIEEFLRSTVVPIRLSCHRPSGDLWMLSLWFRYREGALECATSASSDVVRFLRADDAVAFEVSTNEPPYRGVRGNGVARIEADEDKALLRALVERYLGGTDSSLARNLLSEEREEVRIRIEPETVYGWDYSGRMADAVE, encoded by the coding sequence GTGTCAGACCCGCCCTTCGCCGTCCGTGGCTCGCTCTCGCCCGAGGCTATCGAGGAGTTCCTTCGTTCGACCGTCGTCCCGATCAGACTGTCCTGTCACCGGCCGAGTGGCGACCTCTGGATGCTCTCGCTGTGGTTCCGGTATCGCGAGGGGGCGCTGGAATGTGCGACTTCGGCCTCATCCGACGTGGTGAGATTCCTCCGGGCGGACGACGCGGTCGCGTTCGAGGTATCGACGAACGAGCCGCCCTATCGGGGCGTCCGGGGCAACGGCGTCGCGCGAATCGAAGCCGACGAAGACAAAGCACTGCTCCGCGCGCTCGTCGAGCGGTATCTCGGCGGGACGGACTCGTCGCTCGCCCGGAACCTGTTGTCGGAGGAGCGGGAGGAAGTCCGGATCCGTATCGAGCCGGAGACCGTCTACGGCTGGGACTACTCCGGGCGGATGGCGGACGCTGTAGAGTAG
- a CDS encoding AIR synthase family protein, with product MGGKLDPEALAAVLDRTGGLDEDVLVGPAYGEDAAVIDLGDERLVVSSDPISLAAERIGTLGVHVACNDVAVGGADPEYLTAVLLVPSEAGDGVAPTGGEGSDDSIETIMADVEREASALDVSIVGGHTEYVDQLDRPLLSMTAMGRTDRAIPTGGAEPGDRLVLTKGAGIEATAILATDFREDLEGVSAGTLDRAAEFFEDLSVVPDARVLREYATAMHDPTEGGVFDGLIELAAASEVELVVESATIPIREETARLCTAMDVDPLHAFGSGAALATVREEDVADALAALADVGIEAAEIGTVRAADEPALVLDGERHTDPAREALYALWDDT from the coding sequence ATGGGTGGGAAACTCGATCCCGAGGCGCTGGCGGCGGTACTCGACCGGACAGGCGGACTCGATGAGGACGTCCTCGTCGGACCGGCCTACGGCGAGGACGCCGCGGTGATCGACCTCGGCGACGAACGGCTGGTCGTTTCGTCCGATCCGATCTCGCTGGCCGCCGAACGGATCGGCACGCTCGGCGTCCACGTCGCCTGTAACGACGTAGCGGTCGGCGGGGCGGACCCGGAGTACCTGACCGCGGTCCTGCTGGTGCCGAGCGAGGCTGGCGATGGGGTCGCCCCAACGGGCGGCGAGGGAAGCGACGACAGTATCGAGACGATCATGGCGGACGTCGAACGCGAGGCGAGCGCCCTCGACGTCTCGATCGTCGGCGGCCACACCGAGTACGTCGACCAGCTCGATCGACCCCTGCTCTCGATGACGGCGATGGGCCGGACCGATCGGGCGATCCCGACAGGTGGCGCGGAACCGGGCGACCGGCTCGTTCTGACGAAGGGCGCGGGGATCGAGGCGACTGCCATTCTGGCGACCGACTTCCGGGAGGACCTGGAAGGTGTGTCCGCCGGGACGCTCGACCGGGCAGCGGAGTTCTTTGAAGATCTCAGCGTGGTCCCCGACGCGCGCGTCCTGCGCGAGTACGCGACTGCGATGCACGACCCGACCGAGGGCGGCGTCTTCGACGGGCTAATCGAGCTGGCGGCGGCCTCCGAGGTCGAACTGGTCGTCGAGTCGGCAACCATCCCGATCCGCGAGGAGACGGCCCGGCTCTGTACGGCGATGGACGTTGATCCACTCCACGCGTTCGGCTCCGGGGCCGCGCTGGCGACGGTCCGCGAGGAGGACGTCGCGGACGCGCTGGCCGCGCTCGCCGACGTCGGGATCGAGGCCGCCGAAATCGGGACGGTTCGGGCAGCCGACGAGCCCGCACTCGTACTGGATGGGGAGCGCCACACCGACCCGGCCCGCGAAGCGCTGTACGCGCTATGGGACGACACGTAG
- a CDS encoding UPF0146 family protein, producing the protein MPHTDSAAIADRLARFDRVVEVGVGRRPDVAGALADRGVTVTATDITPREGPENVEFVLDDITDPTPEVYADADAIYALDLPPELHRPTAGVAREHDAVFVFTTLGGDPPAIPVERETLPTETLYWAREGPS; encoded by the coding sequence ATGCCCCACACCGATTCCGCCGCGATCGCCGACCGTCTCGCACGCTTCGACCGAGTGGTCGAGGTGGGGGTGGGACGGCGGCCGGACGTCGCCGGTGCGCTCGCCGACCGCGGCGTAACCGTCACCGCGACGGACATCACGCCGCGCGAGGGTCCCGAGAACGTCGAGTTCGTGCTCGACGATATTACCGACCCTACTCCGGAAGTCTACGCCGATGCCGATGCGATCTACGCACTCGATCTTCCGCCCGAGCTCCACCGACCCACGGCGGGCGTCGCACGCGAGCACGATGCTGTGTTCGTCTTCACGACGCTGGGCGGCGACCCTCCCGCGATCCCGGTCGAGCGCGAGACGCTGCCCACGGAGACGCTGTACTGGGCACGCGAGGGGCCGAGCTAG
- a CDS encoding TIGR01548 family HAD-type hydrolase, giving the protein MTDATNDTEATDLAPDAVVLDIDGVVVDVADSYRRAILESVETVYGDTIEKTDVQAFKDAGGFNNDWELTYAAALYVLAEREGMTLDIAAFTSAIAEHGGGLDAAEQVAEDALSDTDWAYVRDRWNPERLRDVFQQLYLGAELYRELEGGEPDADTRGYINDEPLLLDAATREHLVDQYDVGVVTGRPEAEAEIALERAGLDVPPERRFTMDDWEEGKPHPHALTTLAKRFDAESVVFVGDTLDDVRTAVNAAEADPDREYHGIGVLTGGLSGEAGREKFADAGATAVLDSVNDVPDLLD; this is encoded by the coding sequence ATGACCGACGCCACGAACGACACAGAGGCGACCGATCTCGCCCCCGATGCCGTCGTGCTGGACATCGACGGCGTGGTGGTCGACGTTGCGGACTCCTACCGGCGAGCGATCCTCGAATCCGTCGAGACGGTGTACGGCGACACGATCGAAAAGACCGACGTGCAGGCGTTCAAGGACGCGGGCGGGTTCAACAACGACTGGGAGCTGACCTATGCGGCAGCACTGTACGTCCTCGCCGAGCGCGAGGGGATGACGCTCGATATCGCGGCGTTCACCAGCGCGATCGCCGAGCACGGTGGCGGGCTCGACGCCGCAGAGCAGGTCGCAGAAGACGCCCTGTCGGATACCGACTGGGCATACGTCCGGGATCGCTGGAATCCCGAACGGCTCCGGGACGTCTTCCAGCAACTCTACCTCGGGGCGGAGCTGTACCGCGAGCTCGAAGGCGGCGAACCGGACGCCGACACGCGCGGCTACATCAACGACGAGCCGCTCCTGCTCGACGCGGCGACGCGCGAGCACCTCGTCGACCAGTACGACGTGGGCGTCGTCACGGGTCGTCCGGAAGCCGAAGCCGAGATCGCCCTGGAACGGGCCGGACTCGACGTCCCGCCGGAGCGCCGGTTCACGATGGACGACTGGGAGGAAGGGAAACCGCATCCCCACGCGCTGACGACGCTCGCGAAACGGTTCGACGCCGAGAGCGTTGTCTTCGTTGGGGATACACTCGATGACGTCCGGACCGCAGTCAACGCCGCCGAAGCCGATCCGGACCGGGAGTACCACGGGATCGGCGTGTTGACTGGTGGGCTCTCCGGCGAGGCTGGCCGGGAGAAGTTTGCGGACGCCGGGGCGACGGCGGTGCTCGATTCGGTCAACGACGTGCCGGACCTCCTGGACTGA
- a CDS encoding thioredoxin family protein, whose product MTVTLKDFYADWCGPCKTQDPILEEIEEEWEDRFDLEKVNVDEQQDIANEYQVRSLPTLIVENEDGIVERFVGVTQREDIEDALESAGA is encoded by the coding sequence ATGACTGTAACGCTGAAAGACTTCTATGCCGACTGGTGTGGCCCCTGCAAGACGCAGGACCCGATCCTCGAAGAGATCGAAGAAGAGTGGGAAGACCGCTTCGACCTCGAAAAAGTCAACGTCGACGAACAGCAAGACATCGCCAACGAGTATCAGGTTCGCTCGCTCCCGACGCTGATCGTCGAGAACGAAGACGGGATCGTCGAGCGGTTCGTCGGTGTCACCCAGCGCGAGGACATCGAGGACGCGCTCGAATCCGCGGGCGCTTGA
- the pdxT gene encoding pyridoxal 5'-phosphate synthase glutaminase subunit PdxT, with product MSLTAGVLAVQGDVSEHVDAVERAARDIDDSVTVREIRSAGIVPDCDVLLLPGGESTTISRLIHRDGIAPEIREHVSAGKPVFATCAGLIVAAEDAGDDRVETLDLFDVTVERNAFGRQKDSFEAPLDIDGLDEPFPAVFIRAPVIDEVGEDVDVLASWDDRPVAVRQGPVVGLSFHPELTDDSRLHWLALFEAIDGGE from the coding sequence ATGAGTCTTACTGCTGGCGTCCTCGCCGTGCAGGGCGACGTAAGCGAACACGTCGACGCGGTCGAGCGCGCCGCCCGCGACATCGACGACTCGGTCACGGTACGAGAGATTCGATCCGCCGGTATCGTCCCCGACTGTGATGTCCTCTTGCTCCCCGGCGGCGAGTCGACCACCATCTCGCGACTGATACATCGTGACGGTATCGCTCCCGAGATCCGCGAGCACGTCTCGGCGGGCAAGCCGGTGTTTGCGACCTGTGCCGGACTGATCGTCGCCGCCGAGGATGCGGGCGATGACCGCGTCGAGACGCTCGACCTCTTCGACGTGACAGTCGAGCGCAACGCCTTTGGCCGCCAGAAGGACAGCTTCGAGGCCCCACTCGATATCGATGGGCTGGACGAGCCGTTTCCCGCGGTCTTCATTCGCGCTCCGGTGATCGACGAAGTCGGAGAGGACGTCGACGTGCTCGCATCGTGGGACGATAGACCGGTCGCGGTCCGACAGGGTCCCGTCGTCGGTCTTTCGTTCCATCCGGAGTTGACCGACGACAGCCGTCTTCACTGGCTCGCACTGTTCGAGGCGATCGACGGCGGGGAGTGA